CAAATACAACTGAAATTTAGTTTTGTAGAACGAAATTACGATTTATTAAGGCCATTAATTTGACTGCTTTGCATTAAAATCTGTGATATATGAAACGAAGAAATACCCAGGAGGAAGATACTCCCTTTGAGAATAAAAAGGTTGCTTTTAAACTAAAGGAAAAAAAAGCGAGTAGAAAAAAAATAGTCTATTTTTTGGGGGCCGGTTGCAGTGCGGCTTTTGGATATCCAATTACCCGCCAAATCATGCCAAAAATATGTCAACTTCTTTATAATTCTACAATTACGAAGAAAAACGAATACAGAAAAGAACTGATATCTTCCTTAGGAATGCTTTATCCATGTTTTAATAAAAACTACAAAGAAACCCAACTTGTTGACGTTATTGAATTGTTATCATTGATTGATTACAGCTGTCTATATAACTTTCCACTACATCCTGACATGGATCAAAAAAAAACGGAACAATTACGCTTCAATTTCACAAGGTCATTAATTGAAATGTTAATTGCTTTTGATAAAGAAGCATACAATCCCAATATTGAGGAAGACCGAATTCAAGAACTATCTTATTCAAAATTCTCTAATCTTCTGTCGAAACAATTTGAAGAATGTGATGTCAGTATAATCACAACAAATTATGATATGAGTATCGATAGACTTCTTCCAAGTAAAAATTTCAACATTGATTATGGAGTATCATACAGAAATATTGAAAGTCAAATTATACACAGACCGAATATACCTGATTTAAGTTACTTCAAGTTACATGGTTCACATAACTGGCTTAAATGCAATTGTTGTGGTCTGTATTACATTAATCCTTTCGGAACGATCTCTCATCAATATTTCAAATCAGAATTAAATGATATGAATACGTGTATTTGCAGTGACAAAGCAAGATTGAATTTAGTAATTGTAGCACCTTCTCTTATACGAGATGTAAGAGATCCCAATTTATTACAAATCTGGAATGCCGCACAGGAAAGCATTCGTAAAGCAGATAAAATAGTTTTTATAGGATATTCATTACCTTCAGAAGATATCGCTATAAAATCAATGTTAATGAGAGGTATAAATAGCAACATTAATTTATCAAAACGGGAGATTGAAATAGAGGTAGTCATGAAAGGGACAGAAAGATTCATCCCTTACCGCAACTTAATCAATAATAAAAAATTAAAATATTTCTCTAAAGGATTAGAGGATTGGATGGCAAAATAGATATATCGCTTCTAACATAAAATTTGAACAATGCAAAGAGTAGAAAGATTAAACCGAAAGGTTGTCGCCAATAATTTTTGTAATAGTCAGCCCCGTCTCTTATAAAAAGTAGTATCTTCAAGACCTTAATTAAACGATATTTGTATTTTAATTTTCTATATTTGCAATTAATTCTTGATTTGTTACACTTAAATATCAAGGAATCATGACAGAGCAAATCTACATATCGCCCCTTTCGCTCATTGCCTAAATTAGGCAGGTAAACACTGTGTTTTATATTTCATTGAGCCTGCTATAAAGGGTATATCCTTTCTCAAGGACGAATCGAATTCAAAAATCAATATTAGAGAAAATTAATTGGGAGTCCTACAGACAAACCAAATTGATAACATATCCGGATATGCGCATAAAAAAGCTTTCCTGGAATCAGAAACATACGCCACATGGGCAATTTAAGAACAAAAGATTTAAGTAAAATAGGTTATCTTAATGATCAGCTGCGAAGCCTGGTTATTGGCATAGCCTCCAAAAATTTCAAACACTACAGTAAGCAGCAACTGCTGGATCTGTTGGTGAATATAAAAAACGATCCGGAAGGATTTCTGGATAATGAACTAACAGCAAAAATAGCTGAGAAAATAATGGGCAAAGTGAATACTCCATCCTTCAAAAGTTATGATTTAAGAGATGAACCTGTATTTTGTAAAACTTACGGCGCTAAACATATTGAGTTGTCGGCTAAAAAGCAAATGGAGCTAGCCAACTTGCTACCAATTAGCGTACAGGGCGCATTAATGCCCGATGCGCATATGGGCTTCGGCTTACCAATTGGTGGCGTGTTGGCCACTGATAATGCGGTGATCCCCTATGCAGTTGGAATGGATATTGGTTGTCGGATGGCACTCTCTATTATCGATGAAAGCGATGGTTTCCTGAAGCGGTTTGAATACCAGATTAAACAGGCTTTAAAAAACCATACCCACTTTGGTATGGAAGGAGGACTGCATGAAAGGCAGGAACACGAGGTTTTAGATAGCCATCTATTTAATGAGATTCCCTTTTTAAAACCTTTACGCGGAAAGGCGGTAAGACAATTGGGGACCTCTGGTAATGGCAACCACTTTGTAGAGTTCGGTGAGATTGAAATGCTACCTGACAATGCCTTAGGGCTACCAGCTAAAAATTATATAGCCCTATTAACTCACTCGGGAAGCAGAGGTTTGGGTTCGGCTATTGCAAGGCACT
This is a stretch of genomic DNA from Candidatus Pedobacter colombiensis. It encodes these proteins:
- a CDS encoding RtcB family protein gives rise to the protein MGNLRTKDLSKIGYLNDQLRSLVIGIASKNFKHYSKQQLLDLLVNIKNDPEGFLDNELTAKIAEKIMGKVNTPSFKSYDLRDEPVFCKTYGAKHIELSAKKQMELANLLPISVQGALMPDAHMGFGLPIGGVLATDNAVIPYAVGMDIGCRMALSIIDESDGFLKRFEYQIKQALKNHTHFGMEGGLHERQEHEVLDSHLFNEIPFLKPLRGKAVRQLGTSGNGNHFVEFGEIEMLPDNALGLPAKNYIALLTHSGSRGLGSAIARHYTQIAMNTCKLPRHAQQLAWLDMNSEAGQEYWLTMTLAGDYAKACHERIHANLLKALGLTALHLVENHHNFAWKDKLADGREVILHRKGATPAHRNELGIIPGSMTTPAYLVSGKGSADALYSASHGAGRAMSRQKAKDSMTVSAMKKLLANAGVSLIDGSVEENPLAYKDIESIITAQRELVDIQGKFFPQIVRMNKD